Proteins co-encoded in one Erwinia sp. genomic window:
- the hisA gene encoding 1-(5-phosphoribosyl)-5-[(5-phosphoribosylamino)methylideneamino] imidazole-4-carboxamide isomerase (ID:JIFNMEKO_01756;~source:Prodigal:2.6): protein MIIPALDLIDGNVVRLHQGDYNQQRDYGSDPLPRLLDYQEQGASLLHLVDLTGAKDPTARQIPLLTSLLKGVRVPVQIGGGIRRQQDVDDLLTAGARRVVVGSTAVSSPDEVQRWFRQYGAEAIVLALDVRIDATGRKEVAVSGWQQAAGATLEDIIDIYAAEGLKHVLCTDISRDGTLQGSNVSLYQGISRRYPAIEFQSSGGIGSLNDIADLRHSGASGVIVGRALLENKFTVREAIACWQNG from the coding sequence ATGATAATTCCTGCGTTAGATCTTATTGATGGCAATGTCGTACGGCTGCATCAGGGTGACTATAACCAGCAGCGTGATTATGGCAGCGATCCTCTGCCACGCTTGCTCGATTATCAGGAACAGGGTGCCTCACTGTTACATCTGGTGGATTTGACCGGCGCGAAAGATCCGACTGCACGCCAGATCCCGCTGTTAACCTCTTTGCTGAAGGGGGTGCGTGTTCCGGTGCAGATTGGCGGCGGTATCCGCCGTCAGCAGGATGTCGATGATTTACTCACTGCCGGGGCCAGGCGTGTCGTGGTCGGTTCGACAGCAGTTAGCTCACCTGATGAAGTCCAACGCTGGTTTCGCCAGTATGGGGCAGAAGCTATTGTTCTGGCACTGGATGTCCGTATTGATGCTACCGGCCGCAAAGAAGTTGCTGTTAGTGGCTGGCAGCAAGCAGCAGGCGCTACGCTGGAAGATATTATCGATATCTATGCGGCAGAGGGTTTGAAGCACGTGCTTTGCACCGATATTTCACGTGACGGGACGCTGCAAGGCTCGAATGTTTCACTTTATCAGGGAATCAGTCGCCGCTATCCTGCGATTGAGTTTCAATCTTCCGGAGGCATAGGCTCTTTAAATGATATCGCTGATCTTCGCCACAGTGGGGCTTCTGGCGTGATCGTTGGCCGCGCGTTGCTGGAAAATAAATTCACTGTCAGGGAGGCTATCGCATGCTGGCAAAACGGATAA
- the hisI gene encoding Phosphoribosyl-AMP cyclohydrolase (ID:JIFNMEKO_01758;~source:Prodigal:2.6), which translates to MLIQREFDNLDWEKTSGMIPAIVQHAVSGEVLMLGYMNQDALRQTVESEKVTFWSRTKNRLWTKGETSGHFLNVISITPDCDNDSLLIMAKPAGVTCHLGTSSCFSPTQSDWAFLYQLEQLLASRKDADPSSSYTASLYAHGTKRIAQKVGEEGVETALAATVNDRHELTNEASDLIYHLLVLLQDQQLDLSAVINNLRERHQNAQ; encoded by the coding sequence GTGTTAATACAACGAGAATTTGATAACCTTGACTGGGAAAAAACCTCCGGAATGATACCGGCTATCGTCCAGCATGCCGTTTCCGGTGAAGTTTTGATGCTCGGGTATATGAATCAGGACGCGCTAAGGCAAACGGTAGAGAGCGAAAAAGTTACTTTTTGGTCGCGTACTAAAAATCGCTTATGGACCAAAGGGGAAACCTCTGGCCATTTTCTGAATGTCATCAGTATCACCCCGGACTGTGACAATGATTCATTACTGATTATGGCTAAACCAGCCGGCGTTACCTGTCATTTGGGTACTTCCAGTTGCTTCTCACCGACGCAATCAGACTGGGCCTTCCTTTATCAGCTTGAACAGTTGCTGGCCTCGAGGAAAGATGCTGACCCCTCCAGTTCTTACACTGCCAGTTTGTATGCACATGGTACTAAGCGTATCGCTCAAAAAGTGGGAGAAGAAGGGGTTGAAACTGCGCTGGCAGCGACTGTGAATGATCGTCATGAACTCACAAATGAAGCCTCAGACTTGATCTACCACCTGCTGGTATTACTGCAGGATCAACAGCTGGATCTCTCCGCAGTCATCAATAATCTGCGTGAACGTCATCAAAACGCACAATAA
- the hisF gene encoding Imidazole glycerol phosphate synthase subunit HisF (ID:JIFNMEKO_01757;~source:Prodigal:2.6): MLAKRIIPCLDVRDGQVVKGVQFRDHEIIGDIVPLATRYAAEGADELVFYDITASSDGRVVDKSWVSRVAEVIDIPFCVAGGIKSVDEAAQILSFGADKISINSPALADPTLITRLADRFGVQCIVVGIDTWYDEVTGKYHVNQYTGDETRTRVTEWETLQWVEEVQKRGAGEIVLNMMNQDGVRNGYDLVQLQKVRAACHVPLIASGGAGTMEHFHEAFRDADVDGALAASVFHKQIINIGELKAFLIAKGVEIRAC, translated from the coding sequence ATGCTGGCAAAACGGATAATACCTTGTCTGGATGTTCGCGACGGTCAGGTGGTCAAGGGCGTCCAGTTTCGTGATCATGAAATAATCGGCGATATCGTGCCGCTTGCGACCCGCTACGCCGCAGAAGGTGCCGATGAGTTAGTTTTCTATGATATCACCGCATCTTCAGATGGGCGTGTTGTTGATAAAAGCTGGGTATCACGGGTTGCGGAAGTGATCGATATCCCGTTCTGTGTCGCAGGTGGCATCAAATCTGTCGATGAAGCTGCTCAGATCCTCAGCTTCGGTGCTGACAAAATTTCGATTAACTCCCCTGCTCTGGCCGATCCAACATTGATTACCCGACTGGCTGATCGCTTCGGGGTGCAATGTATTGTTGTCGGTATCGACACCTGGTACGACGAAGTCACTGGAAAATATCATGTCAACCAATATACCGGTGATGAAACACGCACCCGGGTCACCGAGTGGGAGACTCTGCAGTGGGTCGAAGAAGTCCAGAAACGTGGTGCCGGTGAAATTGTGCTGAATATGATGAACCAGGATGGCGTGCGAAATGGGTATGACCTTGTTCAACTGCAAAAGGTTCGTGCCGCCTGCCATGTGCCACTGATAGCTTCAGGTGGAGCGGGCACCATGGAGCATTTCCATGAGGCTTTCCGTGATGCAGATGTCGATGGTGCACTTGCAGCCTCCGTCTTCCATAAACAAATCATTAATATTGGCGAACTAAAAGCATTTCTTATCGCTAAAGGTGTGGAGATCCGTGCGTGTTAA
- the hisH gene encoding Imidazole glycerol phosphate synthase subunit HisH (ID:JIFNMEKO_01755;~source:Prodigal:2.6): MMKVVILDTGCANLSSVKWAIDRLGYAPVISRDADIVLQAEKLLLPGVGTAEAAMTQMYERVLVKLVKACTQPVLGICLGMQLLGTESDESGGIKTLGIIDAPVNKMHDHGLPLPHMGWNRITSRAGNHLFRNIPDGSYFYFVHSYAMAVNEYTIAQCNYGEPFSAAIQRDNFFGVQFHPERSGAAGAQLLKNFLEM; the protein is encoded by the coding sequence ATGATGAAGGTGGTTATCCTGGATACGGGTTGTGCCAATCTCTCATCGGTCAAATGGGCGATTGATCGGTTGGGATATGCACCGGTTATATCCCGTGATGCAGATATTGTGCTACAGGCTGAAAAATTACTGTTACCTGGTGTTGGTACTGCTGAAGCAGCAATGACGCAAATGTACGAACGTGTGTTAGTTAAGTTGGTCAAAGCGTGTACGCAACCAGTACTGGGTATCTGTCTGGGGATGCAACTGCTCGGCACAGAGAGTGATGAGAGCGGTGGTATTAAAACATTGGGCATCATTGATGCTCCAGTCAATAAAATGCATGACCATGGCCTGCCGCTGCCACATATGGGTTGGAACAGGATTACTTCACGCGCGGGGAATCATCTTTTCCGTAATATTCCTGATGGCAGTTACTTCTATTTCGTTCACAGCTATGCCATGGCGGTCAACGAATACACCATCGCGCAATGCAATTATGGTGAGCCCTTCAGCGCGGCCATCCAGCGTGATAATTTCTTTGGTGTGCAGTTTCATCCTGAACGCTCAGGTGCCGCCGGGGCACAACTGTTGAAAAACTTTTTGGAGATGTGA
- the gnd gene encoding 6-phosphogluconate dehydrogenase, decarboxylating (ID:JIFNMEKO_01759;~source:Prodigal:2.6), with the protein MSKQQIGVVGMAVMGRNLALNIESRGYSVSVFNRSREKTDEVIAENADKKLVPYYSVEEFVDSLEKPRRILLMVQAGEATDKTIASLTPHLDKGDILIDGGNTFYKDTIRRNRELSEQGFNFIGTGVSGGEEGALKGPSIMPGGQKAAYELVAPIFDKIAARAEGEACVAYIGPDGAGHYVKMVHNGIEYGDMQLIAEAYSLLKNALGLTNDQLAETFSEWNKGELGSYLIDITKDIFAKKDEQGHYLVDVILDEAANKGTGKWTSQSALNLGEPLSLITESVFARYLSSLKTQRVAASKVLCGPQLKAPAGESAAFVEKVRRALYLGKIISYAQGFSQLKAASDENQWQLNYGEIAKIFRAGCIIRAQFLQKITDAYAENANIANLLLAPYFKNIADEYQQALRDVVAYAVENGIPVPTLSAAIAYYDSYRSAVLPANLIQAQRDYFGAHTYKRTDKEGVFHTEWLD; encoded by the coding sequence CCAAGCAGCAGATCGGCGTCGTGGGTATGGCGGTGATGGGGCGTAATCTGGCCCTGAATATTGAAAGCAGAGGATATAGTGTCTCTGTATTTAACCGCTCCCGTGAGAAGACGGATGAAGTGATTGCAGAGAATGCAGATAAGAAACTGGTACCGTATTACAGCGTTGAAGAGTTTGTTGACTCGCTGGAAAAGCCCCGCCGCATTCTGCTGATGGTTCAGGCCGGTGAAGCCACAGATAAAACTATCGCGTCTCTCACTCCTCATCTTGATAAAGGCGACATCCTGATTGACGGCGGTAACACCTTCTACAAAGATACTATTCGTCGTAACCGTGAGCTGTCAGAGCAGGGCTTCAATTTCATCGGAACAGGTGTCTCTGGTGGTGAAGAGGGGGCGCTGAAAGGGCCATCAATTATGCCTGGCGGGCAAAAAGCCGCGTATGAACTGGTTGCACCTATTTTTGATAAGATTGCTGCCCGAGCAGAAGGTGAAGCCTGTGTTGCTTACATCGGACCAGACGGTGCCGGCCATTATGTAAAAATGGTGCATAACGGCATCGAATACGGTGATATGCAACTTATCGCGGAAGCCTACTCGCTGCTGAAAAATGCACTGGGATTGACCAATGACCAGTTAGCAGAGACGTTCAGTGAGTGGAATAAAGGCGAGTTAGGCAGCTACCTTATTGATATCACGAAAGACATCTTTGCCAAAAAGGATGAACAGGGACACTATCTGGTCGATGTTATTCTTGATGAAGCAGCCAATAAAGGGACCGGAAAATGGACCAGTCAAAGTGCGCTGAACCTCGGTGAACCGCTGTCTCTGATCACTGAATCAGTGTTTGCCCGTTACCTCTCCTCTCTGAAAACACAACGTGTTGCTGCGTCGAAAGTATTGTGTGGCCCGCAGCTAAAAGCACCTGCAGGTGAATCGGCTGCTTTCGTCGAAAAAGTACGCCGTGCGCTTTATCTGGGTAAAATTATCTCTTACGCGCAGGGATTCTCTCAGTTGAAAGCCGCGTCTGATGAGAATCAGTGGCAGCTGAATTACGGTGAAATTGCAAAAATTTTCCGCGCAGGTTGTATTATTCGCGCCCAGTTCCTGCAGAAAATCACTGATGCTTATGCTGAGAATGCCAATATCGCAAATCTGTTGCTTGCGCCTTATTTCAAAAATATCGCGGATGAATATCAGCAGGCACTGCGTGACGTCGTGGCGTACGCGGTTGAAAATGGTATTCCGGTGCCGACCTTATCAGCAGCGATCGCCTATTACGACAGTTACCGTTCCGCTGTGTTACCGGCAAACCTGATTCAGGCTCAGCGCGATTATTTCGGTGCTCATACTTATAAGCGCACAGATAAAGAAGGTGTGTTCCACACTGAATGGCTTGATTAA